From a region of the Haematobia irritans isolate KBUSLIRL chromosome 4, ASM5000362v1, whole genome shotgun sequence genome:
- the LOC142235121 gene encoding uncharacterized protein LOC142235121 — protein sequence MAATLPESEDDVPMLDEEREINSSIAPLADEHTISTTTDSAILADNVATATNKKPLTTASGVPPGELFVASPPHITLGCKVVFNCLLTLRVLDTRLLRVKFIEI from the coding sequence ATGGCTGCTACCCTTCCAGAGTCTGAGGACGACGTCCCCATGTTGGATGAGGAACGGGAGATTAATTCTAGCATCGCACCCCTTGCCGATGAACATACCATCAGTACGACTACTGATTCTGCCATTCTGGCCGACAATGTTGCAACAGCAACCAATAAAAAACCGTTGACGACGGCTTCTGGGGTTCCTCCAGGAGAATTGTTTGTGGCTTCGCCACCCCATATCACACTTGGGTGTAAGGTAGTCTTCAACTGCCTTCTGACTTTACGAGTCCTCGACACCCGGCTCTTACGagtcaaatttattgaaatttaa